Proteins found in one Deinococcus multiflagellatus genomic segment:
- a CDS encoding lipase family protein, producing MTTAPQERRPQAKESTPQAAVPTPKPPGLQGGDVIFNAAMNYARTHPDALVQALGTGQFMYYDPAPLALPRPISAAKLKGVVDQMDRPGLLDLRERMRRRGGPEFYWALAQRYGGNYALAVQKRIGVKTDLSAEQLTFHAFVEQLTIRAAYMNDEDLNVLVSDLDLTDADRDKNTQERESNFQPQKLLAFFGYRAGPPVSGQWGFQMRLFTPIPLSQIKDPAVRARRAQFDDPIAVFRGTEGVQVTAREGGVDTLVGNFAKASVGVNQVNANWDLIQLTLSQVKQAVFAGHSLGGGLAQVTAARAPRKVAQVITFQAPGLPDELAAKFAKESDAQSTHYRVAGDIVPQAGETHLPGQIEYMTRFTRKRGDPQFRAAVDPTNSHKAFSLTTVLQGMDPAALTPEQKAILQYGAHDLQEAEGRQVRMTLTGSLSTKDDPRMSTEWARKTILPTALQSLGYVEDMAEVNIGYNALLEAAQSRLKKATTYEAFKAVYDWLGKVKTVPLSKAQDEMMKALGVRSYVKPTVPVPLPGKGTGLLDQINVPVGPTLLPPMIPTFLTRIKKNGNQVPISDQDRLRVRAEIVTHWMAWHPGQNQAQAWFTRIQKGSTP from the coding sequence ATGACCACTGCGCCCCAGGAACGCCGCCCGCAGGCCAAGGAGAGCACCCCTCAGGCTGCTGTCCCCACGCCCAAGCCCCCAGGGCTTCAGGGCGGCGACGTCATCTTCAACGCGGCCATGAACTACGCCCGCACGCACCCCGACGCCCTTGTGCAGGCTCTGGGCACCGGCCAGTTCATGTACTACGACCCCGCGCCCCTGGCGCTGCCCCGCCCCATCTCCGCCGCCAAGCTCAAAGGCGTGGTCGATCAGATGGACCGCCCTGGCCTACTGGACCTCCGCGAGCGCATGCGGCGGCGCGGCGGCCCGGAGTTCTATTGGGCTCTGGCCCAGCGCTATGGCGGCAACTACGCCCTCGCCGTGCAGAAGCGCATCGGCGTGAAAACCGACCTGTCCGCCGAGCAGCTCACCTTCCATGCCTTCGTCGAACAGCTGACCATCCGCGCAGCCTATATGAACGACGAGGATCTCAACGTCCTGGTCAGCGACCTCGACCTGACCGATGCTGACCGCGACAAGAACACTCAGGAGCGAGAGAGCAACTTCCAGCCGCAGAAGCTGCTGGCATTCTTCGGCTATCGGGCGGGCCCCCCGGTCTCTGGCCAGTGGGGCTTCCAGATGCGGCTGTTCACCCCCATTCCCCTGAGCCAGATCAAAGACCCGGCGGTGCGGGCACGCCGGGCACAGTTTGACGACCCCATCGCCGTCTTTCGCGGTACCGAAGGCGTGCAGGTCACGGCCCGGGAAGGCGGCGTGGATACCCTGGTCGGCAACTTCGCCAAGGCCAGCGTGGGCGTCAATCAGGTCAACGCGAACTGGGACCTGATCCAGCTCACGCTGTCACAGGTCAAGCAGGCAGTGTTCGCGGGCCACAGCCTGGGTGGCGGCCTGGCTCAGGTGACGGCGGCGCGCGCCCCCAGGAAAGTCGCGCAGGTCATCACCTTCCAGGCCCCGGGCCTGCCCGACGAACTGGCTGCGAAGTTTGCCAAGGAGAGTGACGCGCAGAGCACCCACTACCGGGTGGCCGGCGACATTGTGCCGCAGGCTGGCGAGACCCACCTGCCGGGACAGATCGAGTACATGACCCGCTTCACACGCAAGCGCGGTGATCCCCAGTTCCGCGCCGCTGTGGACCCGACCAACAGCCATAAAGCCTTCTCGCTGACCACGGTGCTGCAGGGGATGGACCCGGCGGCGCTGACCCCGGAGCAGAAAGCCATCCTGCAGTACGGCGCCCACGACCTGCAGGAGGCCGAAGGCCGGCAGGTGCGCATGACCCTGACTGGCAGCCTGAGCACCAAAGACGACCCCCGGATGAGCACCGAGTGGGCCCGGAAGACCATCCTGCCCACCGCGCTGCAGAGTCTGGGCTACGTCGAGGACATGGCCGAGGTCAACATCGGCTACAACGCCCTGCTGGAAGCAGCCCAGAGCAGGCTCAAGAAAGCCACAACCTACGAGGCATTTAAGGCCGTGTACGACTGGCTCGGCAAGGTCAAGACGGTGCCCCTGAGCAAGGCCCAGGACGAGATGATGAAAGCCCTCGGCGTGCGCTCGTACGTCAAGCCCACCGTGCCTGTTCCCCTTCCGGGAAAGGGCACCGGCCTCCTTGACCAGATCAATGTCCCGGTCGGGCCCACCCTGCTGCCACCGATGATTCCGACGTTCCTGACCCGGATCAAGAAAAACGGCAACCAGGTGCCCATCAGCGACCAAGATCGGCTTAGGGTGCGCGCCGAGATCGTGACACACTGGATGGCGTGGCATCCAGGTCAGAATCAGGCCCAGGCCTGGTTCACCCGAATACAGAAAGGAAGCACGCCATGA
- a CDS encoding HU family DNA-binding protein gives MTKSVKPAKPAASATASDKLGKTQLVEMVADRTGLGKKQSEEAISATLDAITGALQQGRSVGLPGFGTFSVKATAARTGVKPGTSEKIQIPAGKKVSYKMATDLKKSL, from the coding sequence ATGACCAAAAGCGTCAAACCCGCCAAACCCGCCGCCTCTGCCACCGCGTCCGACAAGCTCGGCAAGACCCAGCTCGTGGAAATGGTCGCTGACCGCACGGGCCTGGGCAAAAAGCAGAGTGAGGAAGCTATCAGTGCCACGCTCGACGCCATCACGGGCGCGCTGCAGCAGGGCCGCAGCGTGGGCCTGCCCGGCTTCGGCACCTTCAGCGTGAAGGCCACCGCCGCCCGTACCGGCGTGAAGCCGGGCACCAGCGAGAAGATCCAGATCCCGGCCGGCAAGAAAGTCAGTTACAAGATGGCCACCGACCTGAAAAAGAGCCTTTAA
- a CDS encoding DUF2726 domain-containing protein, translating into MELLGFIIAFVFMGACIGIGVKGGRWLLRMLQSRVAVSAPQTRQDTTFRRTPAPSRPPVDPFQGLDAEIRARVAAQEAAQRMPVPTPEGVPDSLPLRTKQYFFARSEAAFLAVLEQALPAGYRVFPNVRLNDLFFIATRHPGQQKGTYARLRDKHVDFLVVSLPEHRPVFAIELDGASHDTKEQQYRDAVKDVAFRSAGLPLIRLRAETTHTPASLQAVLSRHLSHATLGRAHA; encoded by the coding sequence ATGGAACTGCTGGGCTTCATCATCGCGTTCGTGTTCATGGGCGCCTGCATTGGGATTGGCGTGAAGGGCGGTCGGTGGCTGCTGCGCATGCTGCAAAGCCGCGTGGCGGTGTCGGCCCCGCAGACCCGCCAGGACACCACCTTCCGCCGAACCCCTGCACCCAGCCGCCCGCCCGTGGACCCCTTCCAAGGCCTGGACGCCGAGATCCGCGCGCGGGTTGCGGCCCAAGAAGCGGCACAGCGCATGCCTGTTCCCACGCCGGAGGGGGTCCCGGACAGCCTGCCCCTGCGCACGAAGCAGTACTTCTTCGCCCGCAGTGAAGCGGCGTTTCTGGCGGTGCTGGAGCAGGCCCTGCCCGCTGGGTACCGTGTGTTCCCGAACGTGCGTCTAAATGACCTGTTCTTCATCGCGACCCGCCACCCGGGGCAGCAGAAAGGCACGTATGCCCGCCTGCGCGACAAGCACGTGGATTTCCTGGTGGTGTCCCTGCCCGAGCACCGCCCGGTGTTTGCCATTGAGCTGGACGGCGCCAGCCACGACACGAAAGAGCAGCAGTACCGCGACGCGGTCAAGGACGTGGCCTTCCGGAGCGCCGGCCTGCCCCTGATCCGGTTGCGGGCCGAGACGACGCACACCCCAGCCTCGTTGCAGGCGGTGCTGAGCCGCCACCTCAGCCACGCGACCCTGGGCCGCGCCCACGCCTGA
- a CDS encoding M12 family metallopeptidase, which yields MMKRFPSLVVLSLALSACSQLNPQTPAAPSAHNPMLGHEQMAAALPVISAREATTLSSQALSQVKVRHSYTFANGEQIHYTSVGNLAVDNDIVLGDLAEVQKNIAQYEEFLKAKANPGQLSEQGMILFRCPSMTWWGGCLTSWEGARWDQDANGNTPVYYEPLSATMGASGQAVVTEAMRRIQAKVPRIYFVPSTTAPNRIRFTETANNGCWSRLGRAGGVQQLNLQPPDLRTGTCQVVGIAQHEILHALGVAHEHQRPDRDTYINVNWNALNQTGRDNFFAYWARDVDQNQITSFDYGSIMLYDPNDWGGAMSTAPGTVLYTTKQPVPAGTVLGQRNDLSDLDVQALKMRYGY from the coding sequence ATGATGAAGCGCTTTCCTTCCCTCGTTGTCCTGAGCTTGGCCTTGTCTGCCTGTAGTCAACTCAACCCGCAGACCCCCGCGGCGCCATCTGCGCACAACCCCATGCTGGGTCATGAGCAGATGGCTGCGGCCCTGCCGGTGATCAGCGCCCGCGAGGCCACGACGTTGTCTTCACAGGCCCTCTCACAGGTCAAGGTGCGTCACAGCTACACCTTTGCCAACGGCGAGCAGATCCACTACACCTCGGTGGGCAACCTGGCCGTCGACAACGACATTGTGCTGGGCGATCTTGCCGAGGTGCAGAAGAACATCGCCCAGTACGAAGAGTTTCTGAAGGCCAAAGCCAACCCTGGGCAGCTCAGCGAGCAAGGGATGATCCTCTTCCGTTGCCCATCGATGACCTGGTGGGGTGGCTGCTTGACCAGTTGGGAAGGCGCCCGCTGGGATCAGGATGCCAACGGCAATACGCCCGTGTACTACGAGCCCCTGAGTGCGACGATGGGCGCCAGCGGCCAGGCGGTCGTGACCGAGGCCATGCGGCGGATTCAGGCCAAGGTCCCCCGAATCTACTTCGTGCCCTCGACCACGGCACCCAACCGCATTCGGTTTACGGAGACGGCAAACAATGGCTGCTGGTCGCGCTTGGGTCGAGCTGGCGGTGTTCAGCAGCTGAACCTCCAGCCGCCGGATCTTAGAACGGGCACCTGCCAGGTGGTGGGGATTGCCCAGCATGAGATTCTGCATGCTCTGGGCGTAGCGCATGAACACCAGCGCCCAGACCGCGACACGTACATTAACGTCAACTGGAACGCCCTGAACCAGACGGGCCGTGACAATTTCTTCGCGTACTGGGCCCGTGACGTTGACCAGAACCAGATCACCAGTTTCGATTATGGGTCGATCATGCTGTACGACCCGAACGACTGGGGCGGCGCCATGTCGACGGCCCCGGGGACGGTGCTGTACACCACCAAACAGCCGGTTCCCGCCGGCACCGTGCTGGGTCAGCGCAATGACCTGAGTGATCTGGATGTTCAGGCCCTGAAAATGCGCTACGGCTACTAA
- a CDS encoding DUF5348 domain-containing protein — protein MARLDETHDDGGRRYSLAGQPLSCGDLLEVQLRDGWLPVRFEMDAQGYAVFYLPLSEGRGLESQVELRLPDFADLRWPQEDVHANIQVAKLRGLVEALTDLVQRPDDASDEERAQAAAEARALLRETAPRVLEAL, from the coding sequence ATGGCACGATTGGACGAGACGCATGACGACGGCGGACGACGCTATTCCCTGGCTGGCCAGCCACTCTCCTGCGGCGACCTGTTGGAGGTGCAGCTCAGGGACGGCTGGCTGCCAGTGCGGTTCGAGATGGACGCCCAGGGGTACGCAGTGTTTTACCTGCCCCTCAGTGAGGGGCGGGGCCTTGAGAGCCAGGTCGAACTGCGCCTGCCCGATTTCGCGGATCTGCGCTGGCCCCAGGAGGACGTGCACGCCAACATCCAAGTGGCGAAGCTGCGCGGCCTGGTTGAAGCCCTGACCGACCTGGTGCAGCGCCCTGACGATGCCAGCGATGAGGAACGCGCGCAGGCCGCAGCTGAGGCGCGCGCCCTGCTGCGCGAGACGGCTCCACGGGTTCTGGAGGCCTTATGA
- the dnaE gene encoding DNA polymerase III subunit alpha gives MTTPKELDALLACQSFFSEGRSTVSPRRLVGVAARAGFATVGLADWCSVAGAVELCDEAQAQGLQAIIGVTLPVQFPSPPRASAPTEVFPLVLLARSREGYTTLCELITMVNLQHPEGLPLDALREVGGQAQDHLICLTGGRQGFPTVLGEARDLARAAMYLRLLRSIFRFALYVQLAHDQAPQERRRLSLLRGLARDLELPVVAAPEVCMAEAADYPLLDALTCARLGIDVQTPHPERPRNDARQVGTPGGWAGLLPFPDALLNAQTLAGQCALHLPPERLHSPEPTLPPGQTAQQALEDRVYGALPDRYPEDQRRVATERLRAELDTVAELDLAGFFLTASEVTDYCRAHGILAAGRGSAAGSVLCFLLGITLSDPLKHNLLFERFLHTGRTSMPDVDIDIASSRRDQVLRWVEERWGLSGAGEAMVANRITYRLPSAVQDLGRALGVPPELRDRLSRALGRDYRHHRPHRAREAAEVFTEVLGEAPVKEALLNLLERIEPRFVRHLAPHSGGVVLSREALTAYSPLTRSSGGIRMLTFDKDDVEALGLIKLDLLGLRMLGALERAREEVLRLTGQWLPYGELPDDPTVWREIGTGDTMALFQIESPAQVQMTARLQPRDLTQLAHQIALIRPGPIQSGTVHPYVRRARGEEPIPELPEPLATILAPTHGTLLFQEQILRIAVHYAGMTWPEADRFRSRLTKVEDEAEKAQLREAFVDGAAGTTGAFPWEAEAVFGTCAAFRGYGFAESHAHAFAAHSYASAYLRRHHPAAYFAAFLTEAPGMWPASTIAGEARRRGVRLAPVCINRSGVNYRAETAQVVRVPLCAVAGVSEDTARLIVQERLVGGKFLSLEDCYDRVALTKDALEALVKAGAVDAVDARKNRREAYYVLTTVAHARPPGTRALLAPDIQAPDLPQLDLDEQAALDLALTGTTATGRHPLDAHRARLRDLGCAALASLKHGATVWAAGVVVARQRPPTAKGFAFYVLEDTTGRVQAVISPDLWEAHRVLLRDARALIVQGQVTRLSRAVTLRVDRLAELPLRQGGEAQAAD, from the coding sequence GAGTGCCCCCACCGAGGTTTTTCCCCTGGTGCTGCTGGCGCGGTCCAGGGAGGGCTACACCACGCTGTGCGAGCTGATCACGATGGTCAATCTTCAGCACCCGGAGGGCCTGCCCCTGGACGCGCTGCGCGAGGTGGGCGGTCAGGCCCAGGACCACCTGATCTGCCTGACTGGTGGCCGTCAGGGCTTTCCCACCGTCCTGGGCGAGGCCCGCGACCTGGCGCGGGCGGCCATGTATCTGCGCCTGCTGCGGAGCATTTTCCGGTTTGCGCTGTACGTGCAACTGGCGCATGACCAGGCCCCGCAGGAACGCCGGCGGCTCAGTCTGCTGCGCGGCCTGGCCCGTGACCTCGAACTGCCGGTGGTGGCGGCGCCAGAGGTCTGTATGGCCGAGGCCGCCGACTACCCACTCCTGGACGCCCTGACCTGCGCCCGGTTGGGGATCGACGTGCAGACCCCCCACCCCGAGCGGCCCCGCAACGACGCGCGGCAGGTGGGCACCCCTGGGGGCTGGGCGGGGCTTCTCCCCTTCCCGGATGCCCTGCTCAATGCCCAGACCCTGGCGGGGCAGTGCGCCCTGCACCTGCCCCCCGAACGCCTGCACAGCCCCGAGCCCACCCTGCCGCCGGGCCAGACCGCACAGCAGGCGCTGGAGGACCGGGTATACGGCGCGCTGCCCGACCGGTATCCAGAAGATCAGCGCCGCGTGGCCACCGAGCGCCTGCGCGCCGAACTCGACACCGTGGCGGAACTCGACCTGGCGGGCTTTTTCCTCACGGCCAGCGAGGTAACCGACTACTGCCGGGCCCACGGCATCCTGGCGGCCGGACGGGGGAGCGCGGCGGGCAGCGTGCTGTGCTTCCTGTTGGGCATTACCCTCAGCGACCCGCTCAAGCACAACCTGCTGTTTGAACGCTTCCTCCACACGGGGCGCACCTCCATGCCTGATGTGGACATTGACATTGCCAGTTCCCGCCGCGATCAGGTGCTGCGCTGGGTGGAAGAGCGCTGGGGGCTCTCCGGCGCGGGGGAGGCGATGGTGGCCAACCGCATCACCTACCGCCTCCCCTCCGCCGTGCAGGACCTGGGCCGCGCGCTGGGGGTGCCCCCGGAGCTGCGCGACCGGCTGAGTCGGGCCCTGGGGCGAGACTACCGGCATCACCGCCCGCACCGCGCCCGGGAAGCGGCAGAGGTCTTCACCGAGGTCCTGGGGGAGGCCCCCGTCAAAGAGGCTTTGCTGAACCTGCTGGAGCGGATCGAGCCCCGTTTTGTCCGGCATCTGGCGCCGCACAGCGGCGGGGTGGTGCTCAGCCGTGAGGCCCTGACCGCCTACAGCCCGCTGACCCGCAGCTCCGGCGGCATCCGCATGCTGACCTTCGATAAAGACGATGTCGAGGCGTTGGGATTGATCAAGCTCGACCTGCTGGGGTTAAGGATGCTGGGCGCACTGGAGCGGGCCCGGGAAGAGGTCCTGCGCCTGACCGGGCAGTGGCTGCCCTACGGCGAGCTGCCCGATGACCCCACCGTGTGGCGCGAGATCGGCACGGGCGACACGATGGCGCTGTTTCAGATCGAGTCCCCCGCCCAGGTGCAGATGACCGCCCGGCTGCAACCCCGCGACCTGACCCAGCTGGCCCACCAGATTGCCCTGATCCGCCCCGGGCCGATCCAGAGCGGCACCGTGCATCCGTATGTCCGGCGGGCCCGGGGTGAGGAACCCATTCCGGAGTTGCCCGAACCCCTGGCCACGATCCTGGCGCCCACGCACGGGACGCTCTTGTTTCAAGAGCAAATTTTACGGATCGCGGTGCACTACGCCGGAATGACCTGGCCAGAGGCCGACCGCTTCCGGTCCAGGCTGACCAAGGTAGAGGATGAGGCTGAAAAGGCCCAGCTGCGGGAGGCGTTCGTGGACGGTGCGGCGGGCACCACCGGGGCCTTTCCTTGGGAAGCGGAAGCGGTTTTCGGAACCTGCGCGGCCTTTCGGGGCTACGGGTTCGCAGAAAGCCATGCCCACGCGTTCGCCGCCCACAGCTACGCGAGCGCGTACCTGCGCCGCCACCACCCGGCCGCCTATTTCGCGGCGTTTTTGACGGAAGCCCCTGGGATGTGGCCCGCCAGCACGATTGCGGGCGAGGCCCGCCGCCGGGGGGTCCGCCTGGCGCCGGTGTGTATCAACCGCAGTGGGGTGAACTACCGCGCCGAAACGGCGCAAGTTGTCCGTGTCCCGCTCTGCGCCGTTGCAGGGGTCAGCGAGGACACGGCCCGCCTGATCGTGCAGGAGCGGCTGGTGGGGGGCAAGTTCCTGTCGCTGGAGGACTGCTACGACCGGGTGGCCTTGACGAAGGACGCCCTGGAGGCGCTGGTCAAGGCTGGCGCCGTTGATGCGGTGGACGCCCGGAAGAACCGGCGCGAAGCCTACTACGTGCTGACCACGGTGGCGCATGCCCGGCCGCCGGGCACCCGGGCGCTGCTGGCGCCGGATATCCAGGCGCCAGACCTGCCCCAGCTGGACCTGGATGAGCAGGCGGCACTGGACCTGGCGTTGACCGGGACCACCGCCACCGGGCGCCATCCCCTGGACGCGCACCGGGCGCGGCTGCGCGACCTGGGCTGCGCGGCATTGGCCAGCCTGAAACATGGCGCGACCGTCTGGGCCGCCGGGGTGGTGGTGGCGCGGCAGCGCCCTCCGACGGCCAAAGGGTTCGCCTTTTACGTCCTGGAGGACACCACCGGGCGCGTGCAGGCCGTGATCAGCCCCGACCTGTGGGAAGCGCACCGGGTCTTGCTGCGGGACGCGCGGGCCTTGATCGTGCAGGGCCAGGTCACGCGGCTGAGTCGCGCGGTGACGCTGCGGGTGGACCGGCTGGCCGAGCTGCCGCTGCGCCAGGGGGGCGAGGCGCAGGCGGCGGACTGA